One stretch of Natronobacterium gregoryi SP2 DNA includes these proteins:
- a CDS encoding 4'-phosphopantetheinyl transferase family protein — protein MTDDEEYEISSEPSRDEQGHPVHPERGHRICGAVKSDRTTPTDHGRERDDYEYCLQPAGWGEDRNVGPCSNHPVTGEQWGESNPNYENGDYSEFADFMKESLTDREQEAMANLDLEESAEDFAKDVVKEAYLKYLRTGDDRFLREARQWASEFGVIEKPAEKLEHEHSGSIENDVNVPEHVSNAIASAAESNLKSGGDHQ, from the coding sequence ATGACAGACGACGAGGAGTACGAAATCTCGAGTGAGCCCTCACGGGACGAACAGGGACACCCAGTCCACCCGGAACGGGGCCACCGGATCTGTGGTGCGGTCAAGTCCGACCGAACGACACCGACTGACCACGGCCGAGAGCGCGACGACTACGAGTACTGCCTGCAGCCAGCAGGCTGGGGCGAAGATCGCAACGTCGGGCCGTGCAGCAATCACCCAGTGACTGGTGAACAGTGGGGGGAGTCCAACCCGAACTACGAGAACGGCGACTACTCTGAGTTCGCCGACTTCATGAAAGAGTCGCTCACCGACCGCGAGCAGGAGGCGATGGCAAACCTCGACCTCGAGGAGTCTGCTGAGGACTTCGCAAAAGATGTCGTCAAGGAGGCGTACCTGAAGTACCTCCGGACTGGCGACGATCGGTTCCTCCGGGAGGCCCGTCAGTGGGCGTCGGAGTTCGGCGTGATCGAGAAGCCTGCAGAGAAACTTGAGCACGAACACTCGGGCTCGATTGAGAACGACGTAAACGTGCCAGAACACGTCTCGAACGCGATCGCGTCTGCGGCGGAATCGAACCTCAAGTCTGGCGGTGATCACCAGTGA